In Papaver somniferum cultivar HN1 chromosome 1, ASM357369v1, whole genome shotgun sequence, a genomic segment contains:
- the LOC113283016 gene encoding polyadenylate-binding protein 2-like, producing MANTSTGGTVTTAPPPLQEGQQSAVVGGGFTNSSLYVGDLDQSVSEGQLYDIFNQVVPVVSVRVCRDQMRRISLGYAYINFNNHQDANSALTALNFTPINGKPIRIMFSHRDPSIRKSGQANIFIKNLDSSIDNKALFETFAAFGTVLSCKVAVDNNTGQSKGYGFVQFERDESAQDAINSLNGMLLNDKQVYVGLFVRRQERDLATGSPKFTNVYVKNLSESTTDDDLSEAFGTYGQVTSAVIMRDASGNSRGFGFVNFQNPDDAAAAVEKLNGSTFNDDKVWYVGRAQRKSEREAELKAKFEQERNVAAEKLQGSNLYLKNLDDTINDENLKELFSEFGTITSCKVMLDPLGQSRGSGFVAFSTSEEATKALNEMNGKIIGRKPLYVAVAQRKDDRKARLQAQFSQARPPVAMAPLPPGIAAYHLGGPRPPHPQQMYFSQGGPGLVPQPAAYGFQPQLLPGMRPGVAPNFMMPYPLQRQGQPSPRMGARRAGNPQQQMQQHQLMQRNANSLGYRYISNGRNEPSMVPQGFMGQMMSFQSDVAGMPMSPVDAQRPGSVQTLASALASADPEHQHVMLGEHLYPLVERIEHDQAGKVTGMLLEMDQTEVLHLLEAPEALKKKVEEALIVLGSAHKSDPTLDRFASLSLNN from the exons ATGGCGAATACTTCTACTGGTGGTACTGTAACAACAGCACCGCCTCCTCTTCAAGAAGGACAACAGAGTGCAGTTGTTGGAGGAGGGTTTACTAACTCATCATTATATGTTGGAGATCTTGATCAATCGGTCTCTGAAGGTCAACTATATGATATTTTTAATCAAGTTGTGCCTGTTGTATCTGTTAGGGTTTGTAGAGATCAGATGAGGAGAATCTCTCTTGGTTATGCTTATATTAACTTCAATAACCATCAAGATG CTAATAGTGCATTGACAGCGCTAAACTTTACTCCCATCAATGGCAAACCTATCAGGATTATGTTCTCTCATCGTGATCCCAGTATACGTAAAAGTGGCCAGGCAAATATTTTCATTAAGAATTTGGACTCATCCATAGATAACAAGGCGTTGTTTGAAACCTTTGCTGCCTTTGGTACTGTTCTCTCTTGCAAGGTGGCGGTTGATAACAATACTGGTCAATCAAAAGGGTATGGTTTTGTACAATTTGAAAGAGATGAATCTGCACAAGATGCGATTAACAGTCTGAATGGGATGTTGCTAAATGACAAACAAGTTTATGTAGGGCTTTTTGTTCGTCGACAAGAAAGAGATCTAGCAACTGGATCACCAAAGTTTACTAATGTGTATGTTAAAAATTTGTCTGAATCTACTACTGACGATGATCTTAGCGAAGCTTTTGGTACTTACGGTCAGGTCACAAGTGCAGTTATTATGAGGGATGCAAGTGGGAATTCTAGAGGTTTTGGTTTTGTCAACTTTCAGAACCCAGATGATGCAGCAGCTGCAGTTGAGAAACTTAATGGAAGCACATTTaatgatgacaaagtttggtaTGTGGGGAGGGCGCAGAGAAAATCTGAAAGAGAGGCTGAGCTGAAAGCCAAATTTGAACAGGAAAGAAATGTTGCAGCAGAAAAATTGCAAGGATCTAATCTCTATCTAAAGAATCTGGATGATACCATCAACGATGAAAACCTGAAGGAACTGTTCTCTGAGTTTGGCACTATAACATCTTGCAAG GTCATGCTTGATCCACTCGGCCAGAGCAGGGGTTCTGGATTTGTTGCCTTTTCTACCTCAGAGGAAGCTACTAAAGCT CTGAATGAAATGAATGGGAAGATCATCGGGCGAAAACCTCTCTATGTTGCTGTGGCTCAGCGTAAAGATGACAGGAAGGCCAGACTTCAG GCACAATTTTCTCAAGCTCGACCACCTGTTGCGATGGCACCTCTGCCCCCAGGTATTGCTGCATACCATCTTGGAGGACCTAGACCTCCTCATCCTCAACAGATGTACTTTAGTCAAGGTGGTCCTGGTCTTGTTCCACAACCTGCAGCTTATGGCTTCCAACCCCAACTATTGCCTGGGATGAGGCCAGGTGTTGCCCCAAACTTCATGATGCCATACCCACTCCAGCGACAAGGGCAGCCTTCGCCAAGAATGGGTGCGAGGAGAGCTGGGAACCCACAGCAGCAGATGCAGCAACATCAG TTGATGCAGCGCAACGCCAATAGTCTCGGTTATAGATACATTTCAAATGGACGGAATGAACCATCTATGGTACCTCAGGGTTTCATGGGTCAGATGATGTCATTCCAGTCTGATGTTGCTGGCATGCCGATGTCTCCAGTTGATGCACAACGACCTGGATCAGTGCAAACACTTGCCTCGGCTTTGGCTTCTGCAGATCCTGAGCATCAGCATGTG ATGCTTGGAGAACATTTATATCCTCTGGTTGAGCGCATTGAGCATGACCAAGCGGGTAAAGTCACAGGGATGTTGTTGGAGATGGACCAAACCGAAGTCCTACATTTATTGGAGGCACCTGAAGCGCTAAAGAAGAAAGTGGAAGAGGCGTTGATTGTTCTTGGATCTGCTCACAAGTCGGATCCTACTCTAGATCGGTTTGCTAGTTTATCTTTGAACAACTGA